One region of Bacteroidota bacterium genomic DNA includes:
- a CDS encoding MBL fold metallo-hydrolase, which produces MKVFQIPVTPFAMNCYIYFDEISKEGVIFDPSAYTPDEEAQIKKVIEDNGIKIKNIINTHGHIDHIMGNKFAKDYFNVPILMNEKDMVFYKNVDKQKELYGLDFPSLPPVDEFIDENSKIQFAGIEFKILHTPGHSPGSLTFIDDTNKNIFSGDVIFKDSIGRTDLPYGDTNELMNSINNVLFPEVQDDYTIHPGHMEITTVGREKEFNPFL; this is translated from the coding sequence ATGAAAGTTTTCCAGATACCCGTTACTCCGTTTGCAATGAACTGCTACATTTACTTCGATGAAATTTCGAAAGAAGGAGTTATTTTCGACCCTTCGGCATACACCCCGGATGAAGAAGCACAAATCAAAAAAGTCATCGAAGATAACGGCATAAAAATTAAAAACATTATCAACACTCACGGACACATCGACCATATTATGGGCAACAAGTTTGCAAAGGACTATTTCAACGTGCCTATCTTAATGAATGAAAAGGATATGGTATTTTATAAAAATGTAGATAAGCAGAAAGAACTATACGGACTTGACTTCCCTTCTCTTCCACCTGTTGATGAATTCATTGACGAGAACAGCAAAATACAGTTTGCAGGAATTGAATTCAAAATCCTTCACACTCCGGGTCATTCACCGGGAAGCCTGACGTTCATTGATGATACAAACAAGAATATTTTTAGCGGTGATGTGATCTTTAAAGATTCAATCGGCAGAACGGACCTGCCTTATGGGGATACAAACGAACTTATGAATTCTATAAATAATGTTCTCTTTCCGGAAGTTCAGGATGATTATACAATTCATCCGGGACACATGGAAATTACTACCGTAGGGCGGGAAAAAGAATTCAACCCATTCTTATGA
- the smpB gene encoding SsrA-binding protein SmpB, whose product MSDTDKIKIITNNRKANFEYAILDKYEAGISLEGTEVKSLRDAKVSIVESYARVIKDEVFLIGANINEYKYGNINNHEPVRNRKLLLHKKEIKKIKEALTEKGLTLIPLKMYFKNSKVKVELGIGRGKKLYDKRESIKARETDLKLKRIKL is encoded by the coding sequence ATGTCTGATACCGATAAAATTAAAATAATTACCAATAACCGTAAAGCTAATTTCGAGTACGCAATTCTTGATAAGTATGAAGCTGGAATTTCACTCGAAGGAACTGAAGTAAAATCGCTTCGTGACGCTAAGGTTAGCATTGTTGAATCGTATGCTCGTGTAATTAAAGATGAAGTATTTCTTATTGGCGCAAATATTAATGAGTATAAGTACGGAAATATAAACAACCATGAACCTGTCAGAAACAGAAAGCTTCTCCTTCATAAGAAAGAAATTAAGAAGATAAAAGAAGCTCTGACAGAAAAAGGATTGACGCTTATTCCATTGAAGATGTATTTCAAGAATTCAAAAGTAAAAGTTGAACTCGGTATAGGCAGAGGTAAAAAGCTTTACGATAAACGCGAGTCAATCAAAGCGCGGGAAACAGATTTAAAACTAAAGAGAATCAAACTATAA
- a CDS encoding tyrosine--tRNA ligase: MNFPSLNEQLDVIKRGTVEIIPEDELVKKIEKSIAKKNPLTIKLGADPSRPDLHIGHAVVLNKLKQFQELGHTAILIIGDYTGMIGDPTGKKKTRPQLTHEEAIENGKSYYEQATKILDKNKTKIVYNSEWLSKLDLKQLIQLMSKFTVQRILERDDFTNRLNEQAEIAFHEMLYPLMQGYDSYAINSDVELGGTDQKFNNLVGRDVQKRYGKEPQVVITMPLLEGIDGSEKMSKSLDNAIGISEDPKDIFGKTMRIPDSLIYKYFELGTQISVNELKEIKDKITQNPRDYKRKLGYEIVKLYYDEDIAKNSIEEFDKIFIKKEIPDDIPEVKLDEDVKLINLMVSNKMADSNSAARKLIEASAVSIDGEKISDVNAIIGKDRSFTMKVGKRKFLKVN; the protein is encoded by the coding sequence ATGAATTTTCCTTCTTTAAATGAACAGTTAGATGTTATAAAACGCGGAACAGTTGAAATTATTCCCGAAGATGAACTGGTAAAAAAAATTGAGAAGTCCATTGCTAAGAAAAACCCTTTAACAATTAAGCTGGGTGCTGACCCGTCACGTCCTGATTTACATATTGGTCATGCAGTTGTATTAAATAAATTGAAGCAGTTTCAGGAACTCGGGCATACTGCTATATTAATTATTGGTGACTATACAGGAATGATTGGTGACCCAACAGGAAAGAAGAAAACTCGCCCGCAGCTTACACATGAAGAAGCTATTGAAAACGGAAAATCGTACTACGAACAAGCAACAAAAATCTTAGATAAGAACAAGACAAAAATTGTTTATAATTCAGAATGGCTTTCTAAACTTGACCTAAAGCAGCTTATTCAGTTGATGTCAAAGTTCACTGTACAAAGAATTTTAGAGAGAGACGATTTTACTAACAGACTTAACGAACAGGCTGAAATTGCATTTCATGAAATGCTTTATCCATTAATGCAGGGATATGATTCTTATGCTATTAATTCCGATGTTGAGCTTGGCGGCACTGACCAGAAGTTCAATAATCTTGTTGGAAGAGATGTTCAGAAAAGATACGGCAAAGAGCCGCAGGTTGTAATCACGATGCCGCTTCTTGAAGGAATTGACGGCAGCGAGAAGATGAGCAAGTCACTGGATAATGCAATAGGAATAAGTGAAGACCCGAAGGATATTTTCGGCAAGACTATGCGAATACCAGATTCATTAATTTATAAATATTTTGAACTTGGTACACAAATTTCCGTAAATGAATTAAAGGAAATAAAAGATAAAATTACACAGAACCCGAGAGATTACAAACGAAAGCTCGGATATGAAATTGTGAAGTTGTACTATGATGAAGACATTGCAAAGAATTCTATAGAGGAGTTTGATAAGATTTTTATTAAGAAGGAAATTCCTGATGACATTCCGGAAGTAAAGCTCGATGAAGATGTGAAGCTTATCAATCTTATGGTGAGCAATAAAATGGCAGATTCAAATTCGGCAGCAAGAAAACTGATCGAAGCCTCGGCAGTTAGCATTGACGGCGAGAAAATCAGCGATGTGAATGCAATCATTGGTAAGGACAGAAGTTTTACTATGAAAGTCGGTAAGAGGAAATTCCTAAAAGTTAACTAA
- a CDS encoding arginine decarboxylase, pyruvoyl-dependent — protein MFKPTKIFFTKGVGRHKDYLQSFELALRQAGIEKCNLVMVSSIYPSGCKRITKEQATQLLEPGAITFCVMARNFTNEPNRLIATSIGVALPSDDSHYGYISEHHPFGEPEKVAGEYAEDLAATMLATTLGVEFDSETAWNERENVYKQSGKIFKTFNVTQSAEGDKNGLWTTVISAAVMLP, from the coding sequence TTGTTCAAGCCAACTAAAATATTTTTTACAAAAGGTGTCGGAAGACACAAAGACTACTTACAATCATTTGAATTAGCGTTGAGACAGGCGGGGATTGAAAAATGCAATCTTGTAATGGTATCGAGTATATATCCATCGGGATGCAAAAGAATTACAAAAGAACAGGCAACACAATTGCTTGAACCCGGTGCAATTACTTTTTGCGTAATGGCAAGGAACTTCACAAACGAACCAAACAGACTGATAGCTACATCAATCGGCGTAGCGCTACCGTCTGATGACAGTCACTATGGATATATTTCCGAGCACCATCCATTCGGTGAGCCGGAAAAAGTTGCAGGTGAATACGCAGAAGACTTAGCAGCAACAATGCTTGCAACAACATTAGGTGTTGAGTTCGATTCTGAAACTGCATGGAATGAGAGAGAAAATGTTTACAAGCAAAGCGGTAAGATATTCAAAACATTTAACGTAACGCAATCTGCAGAAGGCGATAAGAACGGTCTCTGGACTACAGTTATCTCTGCTGCAGTTATGCTTCCGTAA